One genomic segment of Methanothermobacter tenebrarum includes these proteins:
- the alaS gene encoding alanine--tRNA ligase: MSHQLKKLGYEKNKCKLCGKYFWSIDERETCGDAPCDPYTFIGDPPTKKKYDLYGIQNTFIQFFKERGHEPIKRYPVLAKRWRDDVFLVGASIYNFQPWVTSGLVKPPANPLVVAQPSIRLNDIDNVGRTGRHLTCFTMGGHHAFNSPGNQIYWEDETIKYCHDFLEHIGINPKEATFIESWWEGGGNAGPCYEVCVRGVELATLVFIQYEILPDSRKKEIPLKIVDTGYGLERFAWISQGTPTAYDASFGPVIQRLKELASIEVDENILKENAQVAGMMDIQTYADLKTLRKRVADKLGIPVKELEASAKPMESIYAIADHTRCLAFMLADGVIPSNVKEGYLARLIIRRTIRLLDELKLKESLKDIMEIQIDFLEPQYPEIRKHHQHIIDIIELEEKRYKKTIQKGERIVKKTINHFKKEGKKEIPVKTLIRLYDSHGIPPEIVKEISNNQSFKLKIPDNFYTLVAQKHEKEEEAETTPVELDYPKTKLLFYEKPTETKFKAKIIGLHENGIILDQTLFYPEGGGQPSDQGILKIGKNKLKVEYAEKIGDIVLHRTNIDKLPRELIDKTAEGTIDWERRMALTRNHTATHLIVAAARQVLGDHIWQTGAQKGIKQSRIDLSHYKRITIDEIEKIEELANKYVMKNIPVETKWIERNLAEKKYGFILYQGGVVPGDKIRIVKIGEIDVQACGGTHVPQTGDIGPIKINRTERIQDGVERIEFSVGEAAIKQIQNINRLLIETSKVFKVPVEQLPRVSERFFKEWKSFKNEIKRLKEEIALLKIEKLKEKTQKIDNLLFIGEIVDAKMDEMQEMALKLTEDKKIDITILLNNDGKIVGASSQKAIKKGIKVNELIKELAKILGGGGGGRPNLAQGAGPKTHKINEVLEEAQRLIEAALEG; this comes from the coding sequence ATGTCCCACCAACTAAAAAAGCTCGGATACGAAAAAAACAAATGCAAATTATGTGGTAAATACTTCTGGTCTATTGATGAACGTGAAACATGCGGAGACGCCCCATGCGACCCATATACTTTCATTGGTGATCCTCCGACAAAGAAAAAATATGACCTATATGGGATCCAGAACACATTCATCCAATTCTTCAAAGAAAGAGGACATGAACCCATCAAAAGATACCCAGTACTTGCAAAACGTTGGAGAGACGACGTATTCCTAGTAGGAGCATCCATTTACAACTTCCAACCATGGGTAACGTCAGGGTTGGTTAAACCACCAGCAAACCCACTAGTAGTCGCCCAACCTTCAATAAGATTAAACGACATAGACAATGTAGGAAGAACAGGAAGACACTTAACCTGCTTCACCATGGGAGGCCACCACGCCTTCAACTCCCCAGGAAACCAAATCTACTGGGAAGATGAAACAATAAAATACTGTCACGATTTCTTAGAGCACATTGGCATAAACCCCAAAGAGGCAACATTCATAGAATCATGGTGGGAAGGTGGAGGAAACGCAGGACCTTGCTATGAAGTCTGTGTAAGGGGTGTTGAACTCGCAACTCTCGTATTCATACAATACGAGATCCTACCAGATTCCAGAAAAAAAGAAATCCCATTAAAGATCGTTGACACAGGCTATGGACTCGAAAGATTCGCATGGATATCACAAGGAACCCCAACAGCATATGACGCATCTTTCGGCCCAGTAATCCAGAGATTAAAGGAACTAGCATCAATAGAAGTCGACGAGAACATATTAAAAGAAAACGCCCAAGTTGCGGGTATGATGGACATACAAACATACGCAGACCTTAAAACCCTCAGAAAAAGGGTGGCGGATAAACTAGGCATCCCAGTGAAAGAACTCGAAGCATCAGCAAAGCCAATGGAATCCATTTACGCAATAGCGGATCATACAAGGTGTTTAGCATTCATGCTAGCAGATGGTGTGATCCCATCAAACGTGAAAGAAGGATACCTAGCACGTCTAATAATAAGACGCACCATCAGACTACTGGACGAATTAAAATTGAAAGAATCATTAAAAGACATAATGGAGATCCAAATAGACTTCCTAGAACCCCAATACCCCGAAATAAGAAAACACCACCAACACATAATAGACATAATAGAATTAGAAGAGAAAAGATACAAAAAGACCATCCAAAAGGGTGAAAGGATAGTTAAAAAGACAATAAACCACTTCAAAAAAGAAGGAAAAAAGGAAATACCAGTCAAAACCCTCATAAGACTCTACGACTCCCATGGTATACCCCCAGAGATAGTGAAAGAAATATCAAACAACCAAAGTTTCAAATTAAAAATCCCAGACAATTTTTACACACTCGTAGCCCAAAAACATGAAAAAGAAGAAGAAGCAGAAACAACCCCTGTAGAATTGGATTATCCCAAGACAAAACTATTATTCTATGAAAAGCCAACCGAAACAAAATTCAAAGCCAAAATAATAGGACTACATGAAAACGGGATAATACTAGACCAGACACTATTCTATCCAGAAGGCGGCGGCCAACCATCAGACCAAGGAATACTAAAAATAGGAAAAAACAAATTAAAAGTTGAATATGCAGAGAAAATCGGGGACATAGTACTCCATAGAACAAACATAGATAAACTCCCAAGGGAACTTATAGACAAAACCGCCGAGGGAACCATCGACTGGGAAAGAAGAATGGCACTAACCAGGAACCATACAGCAACACACCTTATAGTGGCTGCAGCACGTCAAGTCCTCGGAGACCACATTTGGCAGACAGGAGCCCAGAAAGGCATCAAACAATCAAGGATAGACCTATCACACTACAAGCGGATCACAATAGATGAAATCGAAAAAATAGAAGAACTAGCCAACAAGTACGTGATGAAGAACATCCCAGTTGAAACCAAATGGATTGAAAGAAACCTAGCCGAAAAAAAATACGGTTTCATATTATACCAAGGTGGAGTAGTACCCGGTGACAAGATAAGAATAGTAAAGATAGGCGAAATTGACGTGCAAGCATGTGGAGGCACACATGTACCCCAGACAGGAGACATAGGGCCCATAAAAATCAACCGCACAGAAAGAATACAAGACGGCGTTGAAAGGATCGAATTTTCAGTAGGAGAAGCTGCAATAAAACAAATACAAAATATTAACCGCCTACTAATCGAAACTTCAAAGGTATTCAAAGTACCAGTAGAACAACTTCCCAGAGTCTCTGAAAGATTCTTCAAAGAATGGAAATCATTCAAAAATGAAATAAAACGTTTAAAAGAGGAAATAGCACTCCTAAAAATAGAAAAACTCAAAGAGAAAACCCAGAAAATCGACAACCTATTATTCATAGGTGAAATCGTCGATGCAAAAATGGATGAAATGCAAGAAATGGCACTAAAACTCACAGAAGACAAAAAAATAGACATAACCATACTCCTAAACAATGATGGGAAAATCGTGGGAGCATCATCCCAAAAGGCCATCAAAAAAGGCATCAAAGTAAACGAACTCATAAAAGAACTCGCAAAAATCCTCGGCGGAGGAGGAGGGGGAAGACCAAACCTCGCCCAAGGAGCCGGGCCCAAAACCCACAAAATAAATGAAGTCCTAGAAGAAGCCCAAAGATTAATAGAAGCAGCCCTAGAGGGTTGA
- the rpl12p gene encoding 50S ribosomal protein P1, producing the protein MEYIYAAMLLHATGKEINEENVKKVLEAAGAEVDDARVKALIAALEEVDIEEAMETAAVTPSAGAPATEAAEEEKEEEEKEEEEEEEEEEEEEAAAGLGALFG; encoded by the coding sequence ATGGAATATATATATGCAGCAATGCTATTACACGCTACAGGCAAAGAAATAAACGAAGAGAACGTGAAAAAAGTGCTAGAAGCAGCAGGAGCAGAAGTCGATGACGCCAGGGTAAAAGCCCTGATAGCAGCACTAGAAGAAGTCGACATCGAAGAAGCAATGGAAACAGCAGCTGTAACCCCATCAGCAGGAGCACCAGCAACTGAAGCTGCAGAAGAAGAGAAAGAAGAAGAGGAAAAAGAGGAAGAGGAAGAAGAGGAAGAGGAGGAGGAAGAGGAGGCAGCCGCTGGTCTAGGCGCCCTCTTCGGCTAA
- a CDS encoding 50S ribosomal protein L10, with protein MAHVAEWKKEEVKDLAKLIKGHEVIGVVDLSDIPAKQLQKMRENLREKAKIRMSRKTLISLALDRANKEKKNIKELNTLMEGQPALIVSDMNPFKLFKILEKSKTPSPAKPGAIAPQDVIIPKGDTGFAPGPILGELQQLGIPARIEKGKIVITEDYTILKAGDEISPKVAEILNRLDIQPLEVGIDLKAAYENETIYTSDILTIDENKTIADIKRAFSQAFNLSINALIYTRETIPYIIQNAASKAFNLAYNAAILTPETAEPLMARAYAQMLSLAAKIAQNNKEALDEELLEKITTKTKPTEKEEKEEKEEEEEEEEEEEEEEEAAAGLGALFG; from the coding sequence ATGGCTCATGTAGCTGAATGGAAAAAGGAAGAAGTTAAAGACCTTGCAAAACTGATAAAAGGTCATGAGGTTATAGGTGTAGTTGACCTTTCAGATATCCCAGCAAAACAGTTACAAAAAATGAGAGAGAACCTCCGTGAAAAAGCAAAAATTAGAATGTCGAGAAAAACCTTAATTTCACTAGCACTGGACAGAGCAAACAAAGAAAAGAAAAACATAAAAGAGTTGAACACTCTCATGGAAGGCCAGCCAGCCCTAATAGTCAGCGACATGAACCCCTTCAAATTATTCAAAATACTTGAAAAGAGTAAAACCCCATCCCCTGCAAAACCAGGGGCCATAGCACCCCAAGACGTTATAATACCCAAAGGGGATACTGGATTCGCCCCAGGGCCAATACTTGGGGAATTACAACAACTAGGAATACCCGCGAGGATAGAGAAGGGTAAAATAGTTATAACAGAAGATTACACCATATTAAAAGCCGGGGATGAAATATCCCCAAAGGTTGCTGAAATCCTAAACCGTTTGGATATACAACCATTGGAAGTTGGTATAGACCTTAAAGCCGCATATGAAAACGAAACAATTTATACATCCGATATTTTAACAATTGATGAAAACAAGACAATAGCTGATATCAAAAGGGCATTCTCACAAGCCTTCAACTTATCAATTAACGCACTAATCTACACCAGAGAAACAATACCATACATCATACAAAACGCAGCTTCAAAAGCTTTCAACCTAGCCTACAATGCCGCAATACTCACACCAGAAACAGCTGAACCACTAATGGCCAGAGCATACGCACAGATGCTCTCATTAGCAGCGAAAATAGCCCAAAATAACAAGGAAGCCCTTGATGAAGAGTTACTAGAAAAGATAACAACAAAAACCAAACCTACAGAAAAAGAAGAGAAAGAAGAGAAAGAGGAAGAGGAAGAGGAAGAAGAGGAAGAGGAGGAGGAAGAGGAGGCAGCCGCTGGTCTAGGCGCCCTCTTCGGCTAA
- a CDS encoding 50S ribosomal protein L1, whose product MKQEILEAVKKAKEQSKPRNFTQSIDIVINIKDLDVNKPENRFEEEVSLPHGRGKEVKIAVIADGELALQAKKAGADLVITRDDLEELGKNRKKAKRVANEYEFFIAQADLMPLVGRFLGPVLGPRKKMPKPIPATANPAPLIKKLRDTVKVRVKDQPLIHTTVGTEKMDDEKITENIESILDVLDRNLEKGRKQVKSMYIKTTMGPAVKVI is encoded by the coding sequence ATGAAACAAGAGATACTAGAAGCGGTGAAGAAGGCTAAGGAACAATCCAAGCCGCGGAACTTCACACAGTCAATCGACATAGTCATAAACATCAAAGACCTAGACGTGAATAAACCAGAGAACAGATTCGAAGAGGAAGTCTCACTACCACACGGCCGCGGCAAAGAAGTTAAAATAGCAGTCATCGCAGATGGAGAATTAGCCCTACAAGCAAAAAAAGCCGGCGCAGACCTTGTGATAACAAGAGATGACCTAGAAGAGCTTGGAAAAAACCGTAAAAAGGCGAAGAGAGTGGCCAACGAGTACGAATTCTTCATAGCACAAGCAGACCTCATGCCACTCGTAGGCCGATTCCTAGGACCAGTACTAGGACCCAGAAAGAAAATGCCCAAACCAATACCAGCAACAGCAAACCCAGCACCACTCATAAAAAAGCTCAGAGACACAGTTAAAGTAAGGGTAAAGGATCAGCCACTAATTCACACGACTGTTGGGACAGAAAAAATGGACGACGAAAAAATAACAGAGAACATTGAATCCATACTTGATGTACTCGACCGTAACCTCGAAAAGGGCAGGAAACAAGTAAAATCCATGTACATTAAGACAACCATGGGGCCGGCAGTAAAGGTGATCTAA
- a CDS encoding 50S ribosomal protein L11, which translates to MAKETIEILIDGGKATPGPPLGPALGPYGVNMMQIVDEINKKTTDFKGMKVPVKITIDTETKEFEIQVGTPPTTALIMAELGIEKGSEDPGMDKVADLTMEQVLKVAKMKFDSLLAKDYKGAVKEILGTCVSMGITVEGKDPREVQKEIDKGAYDKILEESTP; encoded by the coding sequence TTGGCTAAGGAGACAATTGAGATCCTCATAGATGGTGGCAAAGCCACCCCAGGACCGCCATTAGGCCCTGCCCTCGGACCATACGGAGTCAACATGATGCAAATTGTCGATGAAATCAACAAAAAGACAACAGACTTCAAGGGGATGAAAGTCCCCGTGAAAATCACCATAGACACTGAAACCAAAGAATTTGAAATCCAAGTAGGAACACCACCCACAACAGCTCTGATAATGGCAGAACTAGGCATTGAGAAAGGATCAGAAGATCCTGGCATGGACAAAGTCGCGGACCTAACCATGGAACAAGTCCTAAAAGTAGCCAAGATGAAATTCGATTCACTACTTGCAAAAGACTACAAAGGAGCTGTTAAAGAAATATTGGGGACTTGTGTGAGCATGGGTATAACAGTAGAGGGCAAAGACCCCAGAGAAGTCCAAAAAGAAATCGACAAGGGAGCTTATGATAAGATATTAGAAGAATCCACACCATAA
- a CDS encoding transcription elongation factor Spt5 encodes MEDKNAIYALKTSVGQEKSVARMLARKVKASGMEINAILAPESLKGYILVEVSGKLDIRNPALRVPHLRGIVDGEKPIDFDEIRKFLKPEPIISSIKKGSIVELISGPFKGERAKVIRINESREEVVLELIEAAVPIPVTVKADQIRIIQKEAD; translated from the coding sequence ATGGAAGATAAAAATGCCATCTATGCCCTAAAAACTTCAGTGGGCCAAGAAAAAAGCGTGGCAAGGATGCTAGCAAGAAAAGTCAAAGCAAGCGGGATGGAAATAAACGCCATCCTAGCACCAGAATCCCTGAAAGGATACATACTAGTGGAAGTATCGGGCAAACTAGATATCAGGAACCCTGCATTAAGGGTGCCCCACCTAAGGGGTATAGTAGATGGTGAAAAACCCATAGACTTTGATGAAATAAGAAAGTTCCTCAAACCAGAACCTATAATATCATCCATCAAAAAGGGTAGTATAGTTGAACTTATATCAGGACCCTTTAAAGGAGAAAGGGCAAAGGTTATACGTATAAATGAATCAAGGGAAGAAGTAGTCCTAGAATTGATAGAAGCAGCCGTGCCAATACCTGTAACAGTTAAAGCTGACCAAATACGTATAATACAAAAGGAGGCTGATTAA
- a CDS encoding protein translocase SEC61 complex subunit gamma: MGYKKSILEFIEKSRRVLKVSKKPDREEYFTVAKVTGIGIIIIGVIGLIITLLTQILGK, from the coding sequence ATGGGTTATAAAAAATCTATTCTAGAGTTTATAGAAAAATCAAGGAGAGTCCTAAAGGTTTCAAAGAAACCAGACAGAGAAGAATACTTTACCGTAGCCAAGGTCACAGGAATAGGCATAATCATAATCGGAGTAATAGGCCTCATAATCACGCTCCTGACACAAATCCTAGGTAAATAA
- the ftsZ gene encoding cell division protein FtsZ, translated as MKFINEAIKEGNVKNRKPAPTKIDEDLKELIKESRAKIYVVGTGGAGNNTITRLNEIGIEGAKTIAINTDAQDLYYTISSRKLLIGKSICNGLGAGGIPEIGEECAEESEDEIRRELEGADMVFVTCGLGGGTGTGSAPIICKLSRKIGALTIAVVTLPFSAEGLKRRENAEMGLEKLQNAADTVIVIPNDKLLEVAPNLPINKAFMVADEILGRAVKGITELITKPALVSLDLSDVKSIMKGSGMAIIGMGESESGDRALESVHEALNSPLLDIDISNGKGALINIAGSSDLTLQEAENIVQVVAEELDPDANIIWGAQIQDELQNMVRTTIIVAGVKSPYIYGSPTEKEIISERKKEKKSIDDSALEEFIDGVF; from the coding sequence TTGAAATTTATTAACGAAGCAATAAAAGAGGGCAATGTAAAAAATAGAAAGCCAGCTCCTACAAAAATAGACGAAGACCTTAAAGAGCTAATAAAAGAAAGCAGGGCGAAAATATACGTCGTAGGTACTGGCGGGGCGGGGAATAATACCATAACCCGCTTAAACGAGATAGGAATAGAAGGAGCGAAGACCATAGCCATCAACACTGATGCACAAGATCTCTATTATACCATCTCTTCCCGTAAACTCCTAATAGGGAAAAGTATATGCAATGGTCTCGGAGCTGGTGGCATCCCAGAAATTGGGGAAGAATGTGCAGAGGAAAGCGAAGACGAGATAAGAAGAGAACTTGAAGGAGCAGACATGGTATTTGTGACCTGCGGCCTCGGCGGGGGTACAGGCACTGGTTCGGCGCCAATAATATGTAAGTTATCAAGGAAGATAGGAGCCCTGACAATTGCAGTAGTAACATTACCATTCAGTGCAGAGGGGCTTAAAAGGAGGGAAAACGCGGAGATGGGCTTGGAAAAGCTCCAGAACGCTGCTGACACCGTTATTGTTATCCCCAATGATAAACTCCTAGAAGTTGCACCCAACCTACCTATAAACAAAGCATTTATGGTTGCTGACGAAATCCTAGGCCGAGCAGTTAAAGGTATAACAGAACTAATCACGAAACCAGCCCTTGTCAGCCTAGACCTCTCAGATGTTAAAAGTATAATGAAAGGTTCGGGGATGGCGATAATAGGAATGGGCGAATCAGAATCAGGAGACAGGGCATTAGAATCGGTCCATGAAGCCCTTAACAGTCCACTGCTCGATATCGACATATCCAATGGTAAAGGCGCCCTTATAAACATAGCAGGAAGCTCAGACCTCACATTACAGGAAGCCGAGAACATAGTCCAGGTAGTCGCAGAAGAATTAGACCCAGACGCAAACATAATCTGGGGAGCCCAAATACAAGATGAACTCCAAAACATGGTAAGAACAACCATAATAGTCGCAGGAGTAAAATCCCCATACATTTACGGTTCCCCAACCGAAAAGGAGATCATAAGCGAAAGGAAAAAAGAGAAGAAGTCCATTGATGATTCGGCACTAGAAGAATTTATAGATGGCGTATTCTAA
- a CDS encoding pyruvate kinase alpha/beta domain-containing protein codes for MIKGICYFETPGPENTDKLLKLVKERSEELDIKNIIVASVSGRTALKLSDILSDADIVCITHHAGFKEKGKLEMDPKIKDELTNKGVKVYAGSHALSGVGRGISNRFGGVTPVEIMAETLRMVSQGFKVCVEITIMAADAGLIPMDREIIAIGGTAQGVDTALVVSPAHMNNVFDLRIHEIIAIPRP; via the coding sequence ATGATAAAGGGTATATGCTATTTTGAGACCCCGGGCCCAGAAAATACTGATAAATTATTAAAACTTGTTAAAGAGAGGTCAGAGGAACTTGACATAAAGAATATAATTGTTGCATCCGTTTCTGGTAGGACAGCCCTCAAATTATCGGATATATTAAGTGATGCGGATATCGTGTGTATCACCCACCATGCAGGTTTCAAAGAAAAGGGAAAATTAGAAATGGACCCTAAGATAAAGGATGAATTGACAAACAAGGGTGTAAAGGTGTACGCAGGATCCCATGCATTAAGTGGTGTTGGCAGGGGGATCTCCAACAGATTTGGTGGTGTCACACCAGTTGAGATAATGGCTGAAACCCTCCGCATGGTCTCTCAAGGATTCAAGGTTTGCGTCGAGATCACTATAATGGCTGCTGATGCAGGTCTCATACCCATGGATAGAGAGATCATAGCAATTGGTGGCACTGCACAGGGGGTTGACACGGCCCTAGTCGTTTCACCAGCACATATGAACAATGTTTTCGACCTTAGAATACATGAAATAATCGCAATACCCCGCCCCTAA
- the comA gene encoding phosphosulfolactate synthase, which yields MHAFNFLAPARIREQYNTGITMMLDKGLGPRMVEDFLEIAGEHLDFVKFGWGIISLCDRDIIKEKIRIYRDYGVEAHPGGTLFEIAYIQGKLEEYFHEAEKLGFKYLEISDGSIDLPRQEKTRVIENTIDHGFKVISEVGKKDPRNDKIISLKERVEHVKHDLRAGAEKVLIEARESGQNIGVYDEKGNVKEDEVEYLIEHLPAEKLIWEAPQKNQQVYFILKIGPNANLGNIPPEDVISLESMRRGLRGDTLGKVKL from the coding sequence ATGCATGCCTTTAATTTTTTAGCACCAGCCAGGATAAGAGAACAATATAATACTGGTATTACCATGATGTTAGATAAGGGTTTAGGCCCCCGTATGGTAGAGGATTTCTTAGAGATAGCTGGTGAACATTTAGATTTTGTAAAATTTGGATGGGGTATTATAAGCTTATGTGATAGAGATATTATAAAAGAAAAAATCAGGATTTATAGGGATTATGGGGTTGAAGCACACCCTGGGGGCACACTTTTTGAGATAGCATATATCCAAGGTAAATTAGAGGAATATTTTCATGAAGCTGAAAAGCTCGGCTTCAAATACCTTGAAATATCAGATGGCTCAATAGACTTGCCAAGGCAGGAGAAAACCAGGGTAATAGAGAATACAATAGATCATGGATTTAAAGTGATCTCAGAAGTTGGTAAAAAAGATCCAAGGAATGATAAAATAATAAGTCTCAAGGAAAGGGTAGAACATGTGAAACATGATCTTAGAGCAGGTGCTGAAAAGGTTTTGATAGAAGCTAGAGAAAGTGGCCAGAACATTGGAGTATATGATGAGAAAGGTAATGTTAAAGAAGATGAAGTTGAATACCTTATAGAGCATTTACCAGCGGAAAAGTTGATATGGGAAGCTCCACAAAAAAATCAACAAGTTTATTTCATCCTAAAAATAGGACCCAATGCCAACCTTGGTAACATACCACCAGAAGATGTTATTTCCCTTGAAAGCATGCGAAGAGGGCTTAGAGGGGATACTTTAGGAAAGGTGAAGCTCTAA
- a CDS encoding ATP-binding cassette domain-containing protein encodes MIKKVTILGGYDKFGKKEPVRRVDINRGEIFGVVGPTGSGKSSLIADIEQLAQRDTFSRRKILVNDKEPTYEDRTNPRKKMVAQLSQNMNFLADMTVGEFLTLHAKCRGAHKSCVNKVIELANTLTGEPIKKSHDLTILSGGQSRALMVADVAIISDSPIVLIDEIENAGIRKHEALEVLSGHGKIVMVVTHDPILALMTDKRIVMKNGGMQKIVTTTPHEKELSKELSKIDDLLLNLRDKVRHGEIIENIQLKGLTS; translated from the coding sequence ATGATAAAAAAGGTGACAATATTAGGCGGCTATGACAAATTTGGGAAAAAAGAACCCGTCAGAAGAGTTGATATAAACAGGGGTGAAATATTCGGTGTAGTAGGCCCCACAGGTAGCGGTAAAAGTTCACTAATAGCTGATATTGAACAATTAGCCCAAAGGGATACCTTTTCCAGGAGAAAAATACTCGTAAATGATAAAGAGCCAACATACGAAGACCGTACCAACCCACGTAAGAAGATGGTGGCCCAATTATCACAGAACATGAACTTCTTGGCTGACATGACAGTAGGCGAATTCTTGACACTCCATGCTAAATGTAGAGGCGCTCACAAATCATGCGTAAACAAGGTTATAGAATTGGCTAACACATTAACAGGCGAACCCATAAAAAAGAGCCATGATCTGACAATATTAAGTGGGGGACAATCAAGGGCCCTTATGGTAGCTGATGTGGCTATAATAAGTGATTCTCCGATAGTGCTAATCGACGAGATAGAAAATGCTGGTATAAGGAAACATGAGGCGTTAGAGGTTCTTTCAGGGCATGGTAAGATTGTTATGGTAGTCACCCATGACCCTATCCTCGCCTTGATGACGGATAAAAGGATTGTCATGAAAAATGGTGGCATGCAAAAAATAGTTACAACCACACCCCATGAAAAGGAACTCTCAAAAGAACTTAGCAAGATAGACGATCTACTCCTCAACTTGCGGGACAAGGTAAGACATGGTGAAATCATAGAGAATATACAACTTAAGGGTTTAACTAGCTAG
- a CDS encoding GTP-binding protein translates to MRMVIVAGTPGSGKTAVLVHVLKSLMRDDFTASVVKIDCLYTDDDRKFKKIGVPTLVGLSMDMCPDHYAIYNIEDMIKWAQENNSDFLIVETAGLCHRCAPYTKNCLGVCVIDATSGPNTPLKVGPFLSTADIVVVTKGDMISQAEREIFRERILEVNPNAKIIEANGLSGQGCLELAEEMVKSPEVSLESEKLRHSAPLAVCTLCVGETRVNKKHHRGILRRIDGFQTYQGE, encoded by the coding sequence ATGAGAATGGTTATAGTAGCAGGGACTCCTGGTTCTGGGAAGACAGCAGTCCTAGTTCACGTTTTAAAAAGTCTTATGAGAGATGATTTCACAGCATCAGTTGTTAAAATTGATTGCCTTTACACTGACGATGATAGAAAATTCAAAAAAATAGGCGTACCAACCCTTGTAGGCCTATCAATGGACATGTGCCCAGACCATTATGCGATATACAACATAGAAGACATGATAAAATGGGCGCAAGAGAACAATTCAGACTTTCTTATAGTAGAAACTGCTGGCTTATGTCATAGATGTGCACCATATACAAAAAATTGTCTAGGTGTATGTGTTATAGATGCCACAAGCGGGCCTAACACACCATTAAAGGTTGGTCCGTTCCTTTCAACAGCGGATATTGTGGTGGTGACCAAAGGGGATATGATATCACAGGCGGAACGTGAAATATTCAGGGAAAGAATACTCGAAGTAAACCCTAATGCCAAGATAATAGAAGCTAATGGGTTAAGCGGCCAAGGATGCTTAGAATTGGCAGAGGAGATGGTTAAAAGCCCAGAAGTTTCCCTTGAAAGCGAAAAACTCAGACACTCTGCCCCACTTGCAGTATGCACATTATGTGTGGGTGAAACAAGGGTTAACAAGAAACATCATAGGGGGATACTTCGAAGAATAGATGGATTCCAAACATATCAAGGAGAATAA
- a CDS encoding (Fe-S)-binding protein codes for MMMEKRSVKEEIISSLPGFNCGICGYARCDEFAGALIRGHAKLEDCRFLYQEIFTKNLEELQRLLKEEKIIPEEKVITGLLDDYEADFILKPLPSESSCREILYPFTNEELNIGEVIRYRPLGCPITHFAKIIDENHGLITVHIVGPCHRLDKDFEFKEIGICLVSGFEGIIEGRLPSVGETVRFIPHHCMMQKVHSGVIVQLEGERALIEGIDLKVWAPPIKLGR; via the coding sequence ATGATGATGGAAAAAAGATCGGTTAAAGAAGAGATTATTTCATCCCTCCCAGGTTTCAATTGTGGTATATGTGGTTATGCAAGATGTGACGAATTTGCAGGCGCCCTAATAAGGGGACATGCTAAACTCGAAGACTGCAGATTCTTATACCAGGAGATTTTCACAAAAAACCTTGAAGAACTTCAAAGGTTACTCAAAGAGGAGAAAATAATACCTGAGGAGAAAGTGATAACTGGTCTACTAGATGATTATGAGGCCGATTTCATATTGAAGCCACTCCCAAGTGAAAGTTCTTGTCGTGAAATACTTTACCCCTTCACAAATGAAGAACTTAACATAGGGGAAGTAATCCGTTACAGACCCCTTGGTTGTCCCATAACCCATTTTGCGAAGATAATAGATGAAAATCATGGGCTTATCACTGTTCATATAGTGGGTCCATGTCATAGGCTTGATAAGGATTTTGAATTCAAAGAGATTGGTATATGTCTTGTTAGTGGATTTGAGGGTATAATAGAGGGGAGATTACCTTCTGTAGGCGAAACTGTCCGTTTCATACCCCATCATTGTATGATGCAGAAGGTACATTCTGGGGTCATAGTACAATTGGAGGGTGAAAGGGCCCTTATAGAGGGGATTGATTTGAAGGTGTGGGCTCCCCCTATAAAATTGGGAAGATGA